The Legionella sp. PATHC032 genome has a window encoding:
- the lbtU gene encoding siderophore legiobactin import outer membrane protein LbtU — MLYIRNYIRTRIILGILMLNVTGLAFADAGDSLFKNEKLTYDGHLFFNAANSTIQGEKYLLNQQLPNIKMGSELQVTDWNKMKGLLIYNTLPTTVAPQFYFEQFYDELQIESSNIFLAFGKKWLTFGNYKSDLIYKPLTKALGQTNEVTAIIGYDSLYYANASFFKPYSRISTSSLPLYYNLNTGVHNQSMDAGVSYLYSLAESQLFQYNKGFGGLLSQSLKTRVPGFATYFNLKYKKTSTYLTYVTAITPFALEDMSYNNRRASPKALSIQNSYDVNIKKFSFKIIGFYDYAFQALALGIPKQRLGLGLSATPFPYLGIQFQYSRDYSYGNSTIASGINHFVNGRNTKMNNLALQTILNF, encoded by the coding sequence ATGCTGTATATAAGAAATTACATTAGGACAAGAATTATTTTAGGAATATTAATGTTGAATGTTACCGGGTTAGCTTTTGCAGACGCTGGAGACTCTTTATTTAAAAATGAAAAATTGACCTACGATGGACATCTGTTTTTTAATGCCGCCAACTCAACAATACAAGGTGAAAAATATTTACTGAATCAGCAGCTGCCCAATATCAAAATGGGGTCTGAATTACAGGTGACTGATTGGAACAAAATGAAAGGCTTGCTAATTTATAACACCTTACCTACCACAGTTGCTCCTCAATTTTACTTTGAGCAGTTTTATGACGAACTCCAAATAGAGTCTTCGAATATTTTCCTTGCATTTGGAAAAAAATGGCTCACATTTGGAAATTATAAAAGTGATTTAATTTATAAACCACTTACAAAAGCCTTGGGACAAACCAACGAAGTGACCGCTATTATTGGATATGATTCCTTGTATTATGCTAACGCTTCTTTTTTTAAACCCTATTCTCGCATAAGTACATCATCACTTCCGCTTTATTACAATCTGAATACAGGAGTACATAATCAATCAATGGATGCGGGAGTCAGTTATTTATACTCTCTGGCAGAAAGTCAATTATTTCAATACAACAAAGGTTTTGGCGGGCTTTTATCACAATCATTAAAAACAAGGGTTCCAGGATTTGCAACCTATTTTAATTTAAAATATAAAAAAACAAGCACTTATCTTACCTATGTTACTGCAATCACCCCCTTTGCATTAGAAGACATGAGTTATAACAATCGAAGAGCTTCGCCAAAGGCATTGAGTATACAAAATAGTTATGATGTTAATATTAAAAAATTTTCTTTTAAAATCATTGGTTTTTATGACTACGCTTTTCAAGCTCTGGCACTCGGAATACCGAAACAAAGACTGGGACTTGGATTGTCCGCAACCCCTTTTCCTTATCTTGGTATTCAATTTCAGTATTCCAGAGACTATAGTTATGGAAATAGTACCATAGCATCGGGTATCAATCATTTTGTAAATGGCCGTAATACAAAAATGAATAATTTGGCATTACAAACCATACTGAATTTTTAA